A genome region from Diorhabda carinulata isolate Delta chromosome 2, icDioCari1.1, whole genome shotgun sequence includes the following:
- the LOC130904225 gene encoding collagen alpha-1(IV) chain, with product MVPVAMTLRHGLCRAIALVILVFTIVHARDSKCGGCPNPYKGWKCNCAGIKGAPGLEGLPGIPARPGDYGDVGFPGNPGPKGEKGSDGEYGPVGDKGPRGDEGLQGIQGIPGRAGEPGEPGVRGPPGIDGYDGADGAHGVAGTPGRPGPRGSPGPEGPQGPVGEAGDGGGNSIGVKGEMGISGIDGIQGIDGLQGPRGPTGYRGPPGVSGIGGEAGPKGVQGDAGDNKPGLPGQRGMDGDQGQKGEKGDGFAKGDWSVVPTTLNLKGEPGDKGQKGEMGEWGRKGYIGERGQPGIPGRKGESGFRGDQGIDGFYGKQGPPGPEGPAGEKGDKGAPGYAGQDGLDGDKGGIGESGRPGSPGPQGKEGPPGVYNPFLDEPAKPGPRGRQGPDGPMGEIGMSGIPGLPGMPGPMGEPGKPGPQGRPGVPGIKGLSIKGERGEDGLPGRPGNPGPPGEPGIVGIMGQKGFPGETVFGPPGPAGLPGLDGFDGPPGDRGDTGDAGLKGFPGAGSPIRGPPGESGSRGPPGIAGDPGFHGMDGFPGLKGRRGDDCGVCRPGLRGNKGDKGEAGRFGRPGTIGYQGLPGPRGPPGPDGLPGPAGEPGLDGTPGTDGMEGVPGPPGNPGILTYPPGNLILADEAETGDAGFPGLMGLEGLPGPKGPMGDEGFVGLKGQFGDDGEPGIPGKDGLPGLNGTPGMKGEPTSATKEDVMGSPGLKGIKGTKGEPGAPGPRGMEGDVLGLYEDKRGDRGSKGDIGEPGYDGLVGPKGFRGSPGLPGLQGLTGEQGISFDGPQGLKGYPGIRGDQGFRGPSGPDGKPGIDGLPGIRGPKGDRGDYGLAILNGVMGIKGLKGVKGQTGDFGPDGRPGLSGRPGLKGDKGAKGSPGYSGATGFAGAKGQKGASITGPPGRYGADGLPGLPGQFGDIGPKGEDGITGPVGLPGAKGEPGLQGFRGFPGDEGPVGYPGHRGSDGLMGVPGLSGERGDMGFPGLNGLPGPKGLPGYYGRKGERGDIGYQGLQGFKGEAGLKGGRGDQGLPGWDGEEGESSQSGEKGDAGEPGLPGPQGFSGRPGLPGLKGLAGDDGRDVVGPIGQKGERGEPGKDGRNGFIGIKGEQGEHGDVGYKGFMGDKGTIGQPGIPGLNGIPGFKGSRGDIGRMGFNGTKGERGMDGEPGLIGRPGMPGDEGYRGAIGATGAKGLKGNRGLAGIAPIGFAEKGDIGDYGMTGIQGLKGIQGDIGFPGLIGLKGELGASGFAGLPGDFGYPGMPGARGDVGLPGPPGIPGQNPERGEPGQDGFDGLPGRPGFPGQKGAPGEFGPDGPMGRAGKPGISLTGFKGEQGDDGFPGFPGQPGPRGEPGIQGRMGRAGPKGFVGDQGYSAYSAKGETGDVGYRGLQGFNGTKGERGEPGLDGLPGPRGPQGLKGVRGLFGLDGVDGFPGLKGSKGDVGDWAPDALPGEPGDIGLPGFDGVPGLKGFPGKTGFPGARGQKGEMGDIGLAGIPGLNGPKGARGSPGFRGRTGAKGFPGPKGERGVPAPQYFAPRSRGFHFTRHSQSEQIPVCPSNTVKMWDGYSLLHIMGNERSHGQDLGAPGSCLRKFNTMPFLFCNINDVCDYAQSNEYSYWLSTTEPVPMTMTNIAAQNVQRYISRCSVCEAPTRVIAVHSQTVEVPLCPQGWDQLWIGYSFLMHTDAGAEGSGQSLVSPGSCLEEFRPKPFVECHGHGTCNYYTTAVSYWLATIEDYAMFRKPRPETLKAGSLTQKVSRCSVCIRRKIERNPVPVPEVPSEINRPYNRPSYTGSSSYGSSYDSSSGSTRYGVSPGSSAYGSSGSSYRTSSGPSAAAATGGSYGASSRGSYGSSAGDSYGSSGRGSYGSSGGSYGSSGGSSYGTSSGGSYGTSSGGSYGSSAGGSYGSSGLPQSSATSRTSSQGRSYRPTVYRPNNPPPPFISPSRDSEQSTSNPTYKQLNTGTRRTRPIRRRRPNNNRVHNRITH from the exons tGCGGGGGATGTCCCAATCCGTACAAGGGATGGAAATGTAATTGTGCAGGCATAAAGGGGGCACCAGGACTTGAAGGACTTCCGGGTATACCAGCTAGACCAGGTGATTACGGCGATGTAGGTTTTCCGGGAAATCCCGGGCCGAAAGGAGAAAAAGGATCGGATGGTGAATATGGACCTGTAGGTGATAAAGGACCTAGA GGAGATGAAGGACTACAAGGAATACAAGGAATACCCGGTCGAGCT GGTGAACCAGGTGAACCGGGAGTTCGAGGACCACCAGGTATTGACGGTTACGACGGTGCTGACGGTGCGCACGGTGTTGCTGGTACTCCAGGGCGTCCAGGACCACGTGGTTCTCCAGGTCCTGAAGGTCCTCAAGGTCCAGTTGGAGAAGCTGGTGACGGAGGTGGAAATTCCATAGGAGTAAAAGGAGAAATGGGTATTAGCGGTATTGATGGAATCCAAGGTATAGATGGTCTACAAGGACCTAGAGGTCCTACTGGTTACAGAGGTCCACCTGGAGTTTCT GGTATTGGTGGGGAAGCGGGACCAAAAGGGGTACAAGGAGATGCAGGTGACAACAAACCCGGTTTACCTGGACAACGTGGTATGGATGGTGATCAAGGCCAAAAAGGGGAAAAAGGAGATGGATTCGCTAAAGGAGATTGGTCAGTTGTACCTACCACCCTCAATTTAAAAGGAGAGCCCGGAGACAAAGGACAGAAAGGAGAAATGGGAGAATGGGGAAGAAAAGGATACATAGGAGAACGTGGACAGCCT GGTATTCCTGGACGTAAAGGAGAATCGGGTTTCAGAGGAGATCAAGGTATAGACGGTTTTTACGGAAAGCAAGGTCCACCAGGACCTGAGGGACCTGCTGGAGAAAAGGGAGATAAAGGTGCACCCGGATACGCAGGTCAAGATGGTTTAGATGGAGATAAAGGAGGAATTGGTGAATCAGGAAGACCAGGTAGCCCAGGTCCTCAAGGAAAGGAAGGTCCCCCAGGTGTCTATAATCCATTCCTCGACGAGCCAGCTAAGCCGGGACCCCGAGGTAGACAAGGACCCGATGGGCCCATGGGAGAAATTGGTATGTCAGGAATACCCGGATTACCGGGTATGCCTGGCCCGATGGGAGAGCCGGGAAAGCCAGGCCCCCAAGGAAGGCCTGGTGTGCCAGGTATAAAAGGACTTAGTATTAAAGGAGAACGTGGTGAAGACGGTTTACCCGGTAGACCTGGTAACCCTGGACCACCAGGTGAACCAGGAATTGTCGGTATAATGGGACAAAAAGGATTTCCTGGTGAAACAGTATTTGGACCCCCGGGTCCTGCGGGGCTTCCGGGTCTAGATGGTTTTGACGGACCTCCTGGCGACAGAGGTGATACTGGTGATGCTGGTCTCAAGGGATTCCCTGGTGCAGGAAGTCCTATAAGAGGGCCCCCAGGAGAATCAGGTTCACGTGGACCTCCTGGTATTGCGGGAGACCCGGGTTTTCATGGTATGGATGGATTTCCAGGATTAAAGGGAAGGCGTGGAGATGACTGTGGAGTTTGCCGTCCTG GTTTAAGGGGGAATAAAGGGGATAAAGGAGAGGCTGGTCGTTTTGGTCGCCCTGGAACAATTGGATACCAAGGATTGCCAGGACCGCGTGGACCTCCTGGCCCTGATGGATTACCGGGACCGGCAGGAGAGCCTGGGTTAGATGGAACACCTGGAACAGACGGTATGGAAGGTGTACCAGGACCTCCAGGTAACCCAGGGATACTCACTTACCCTCCCGGTAACTTAATATTAGCCGACGAAGCAGAAACAGGAGATGCTGGTTTTCCTGGATTGATGGGACTTGAAGGGCTTCCTGGTCCAAAGGGTCCGATGGGTGATGAAGGATTTGTAGGTCTCAAAGGTCAATTTGGTGATGATGGTGAACCAGGAATACCTGGAAAAGATGGTTTGCCTGGTCTAAACGGAACTCCGGGAATGAAAGGTGAACCAACGTCAGCTACAAAAGAAGATGTTATGGGATCGCCTGGTTTAAAAGgaattaa GGGAACGAAAGGAGAACCTGGAGCACCTGGACCTAGAGGTATGGAGGGAGATGTATTAGGACTATATGAAGATAAGCGAGGAGACAGAGGATCTAAAGGCGATATAGGAGAACCAG GTTATGATGGTTTGGTTGGACCGAAAGGATTCCGGGGATCACCTGGTTTACCGGGACTACAAGGTTTAACCGGAGAACAGGGAATTTCATTCGACGGACCACAAGGTCTTAAAGGATATCCTGGCATTCGAGGAGATCAAGGATTCAGAGGACCATCCGGTCCAGATGGTAAACCAGGAATAGATGGTCTTCCTGGTATTCGCGGACCAAAAGGAGATCGAGGAGATTACGGTTTAGCAATTTTGAATGGTGTTATGGGAATCAAAGGATTGAAAGGTGTTAAAGGACAAACAGGAGATTTTGGACCAGACGGACGTCCTGGACTTTCAGGAAGACCTGGACTTAAAGGAGATAAAGGAGCCAAAGGATCTCCAGGATATAGCGGCGCTACCGGCTTTGCTGGAGCTAAAGGACAAAAAGGCGCATCAATCACAGGACCACCAGGAAGGTATGGTGCTGATGGATTACCTGGATTACCCGGACAATTCGGAGATATTGGACCAAAAGGAGAAGACGGTATTACAGGACCAGTAGGATTACCTGGAGCAAAGGGTGAACCAGGACTTCAAGGATTCCGAGGATTCCCAG GAGATGAAGGTCCTGTTGGATACCCTGGTCACAGAGGTTCAGATGGATTAATGGGGGTTCCGGGTCTATCCGGCGAGAGGGGTGATATGGGCTTTCCAGGTCTAAATGGATTACCTGGTCCCAAAGGACTGCCCGGTTATTATGGCAGGAAAGGAGAACGGGGAGATATCGGATATCAAGGACTACAGGGTTTTAAGGGAGAAGCTGGATTAAAAGGAGGCAGAGGAGATCAAGGTTTGCCAGGCTGGGACGGAGAGGAAGGAGAATCTTCACAAAGTGGAGAAAAGGGAGATGCTGGAGAGCCAGGTTTACCTGGACCTCAAGGATTTAGTGGACGTCCGGGATTACCGGGTTTGAAAGGATTAGCAGGAGATGACGGAAGAGATGTAGTAGGTCCAATAGGTCAAAAAGGCGAGCGTGGTGAGCCAGGTAAAGATGGACGTAATGGATTTATTGGAATTAAAGGTGAACAAGGAGAACACGGAGACGTTGGTTATAAAGGATTTATGGGCGACAAAGGAACAATTGGTCAACCAGGAATACCAGGTCTAAACGGGATACCCGGCTTCAAGGGCAGTAGAGGTGATATCGGACgtatgggattcaatggaacaAAAGGAGAAAGAGGAATGGATGGTGAACCCGGTCTAATAGGAAGACCAGGTATGCCTGGTGATGAAGGATATCGTGGAGCGATAGGAGCTACCGGCGCTAAAGGTCTAAAAGGAAACAGGGGTCTTGCTGGTATTGCACCAATTGGATTTGCAGAAAAAGGGGATATTGGAGACTATGGTATGACTGGTATTcaag GTTTAAAAGGAATACAAGGAGATATCGGTTTTCCTGGATTGATTGGCTTAAAAGGGGAATTAGGTGCTAGTGGATTTGCTGGATTACCAGGTGATTTCGGATATCCAGGAATGCCCGGCGCTAGAGGGGATGTAGGACTACCTGGACCACCAGGAATACCAGGACAAAATCCTGAACGAGGTGAACCAGGTCAAGATGGCTTTGATGGACTTCCTGGACGACCAGGGTTCCCAGGGCAAAAAGGAGCTCCCGGAGAATTTGGGCCTGACGGACCTATGGGAAGAGCTGGTAAACCAGGAATATCATTAACTGGTTTCAAGGGAGAACAAGGAGATGACGGTTTTCCTGGATTCCCAGGACAACCTGGCCCAAGAg GTGAACCAGGTATTCAAGGAAGAATGGGCCGTGCTGGTCCTAAAGGTTTTGTTGGGGACCAAGGATATTCGGCTTATAGTGCAAAAGGAGAAACGGGGGATGTTGGTTATAGAGGTTTACAAGGATTTAATGGAACCAAAGGAGAACGTGGTGAACCAGGATTAGACGGTTTACCAGGCCCTCGAGGTCCTCAAGGTCTTAAGGGAGTAAGAGGTTTATTTGGATTAGATGGTGTGGATGGTTTTCCTGGTCTTAAAGGGTCCAAAGGAGACGTAGGTGATTGGGCTCCAGATGCACTACCAGGTGAACCGGGTGATATTGGTTTACCAGGATTTGATGGAGTACCCGGTTTAAAAGGTTTTCCAGGAAAAACAGGGTTCCCTGGAGCGCGAGGCCAAAAAGGAGAAATGG GTGATATTGGACTTGCTGGTATTCCCGGATTAAATGGGCCTAAAGGTGCACGTGGATCGCCAGGTTTTAGAGGCCGTACTGGTGCTAAGGGTTTTCCAGGACCAAAAGGTGAAAGGGGAGTACCAGCTCCGCAATATTTTGCTCCTAGAAGTAGAGGATTCCATTTCACGAGGCATTCTCAATCGGAGCAAATACCAGTTTGTCCATCAAATACAGTAAAAATGTGGGACGGTTATTCTTTATTACACATAATGGGTAATGAAAGATCACACGGACAAGATTTGG GTGCTCCCGGAAGTTGTTTGAGAAAATTCAACACAATGCCATTCTTATTCTGTAACATCAATGATGTATGCGATTATGCTCAAAGTAATGAATACAGTTATTGGTTATCAACTACGGAACCAGTTCCGATGACAATGACAAATATTGCTGCCCAAAACGTACAGAGATATATTTCAAG atgTTCTGTATGCGAAGCACCAACGAGAGTAATTGCAGTTCACAGTCAAACGGTGGAAGTACCACTATGTCCTCAAGGATGGGATCAACTATGGATTGGATACAGTTTCCTCATG CATACTGATGCAGGAGCAGAAGGCTCCGGTCAATCTCTAGTATCTCCTGGGTCTTGTCTAGAAGAATTCCGACCAAAACCATTTGTCGAATGTCACGGTCACGGAACATGCAACTATTACACAACCGCCGTTTCTTATTGGCTTGCTACTATAGAAGACTACGCTATGTTCCGCAAACCAAGACCGGAAACCCTAAAAGCGGGTTCTCTTACTCAAAAAGTTAGTAGATGTTCTGTAtgtattagaagaaaaatagaaagaaatccAGTACCAGTACCTGAAGTACCTAGTGAGATAAATAGACCTTACAACAG ACCATCATACACTGGTTCATCATCCTATGGATCTTCATACGACAGTTCCTCGGGATCGACACGTTATGGCGTATCACCAGGTTCATCTGCTTACGGTTCTTCTGGTTCATCTTATAGAACGTCTTCGGGACCGTCAGCCGCAGCAGCTACAGGAGGATCGTACGGAGCATCATCCAGAGGTTCGTACGGATCATCCGCGGGAGATTCATATGGATCATCGGGAAGAGGTTCATATGGATCTTCGGGAGGTTCATATGGATCTTCGGGAGGAAGTTCATATGGAACATCATCAGGAGGATCGTATGGAACATCATCAGGAGGATCGTATGGATCATCAGCAGGTGGTTCATATGGATCATCAGGATTACCACAATCATCGGCAACATCTCGCACATCATCTCAAGGACGGTCTTATAGACCAACTGTATACCGACCAAATAATCCTCCACCTCCGTTCATTAGCCCGAGTAGAGATTCCgaacaatcgacttcaaatccGACTTACAAACAGCTTAATACCGGAACCAGAAGGACGCGTCCAATCAGAAGAAGAAGACCAAACAATAACAGAGTACATAATCGAATAACTCACTGA
- the LOC130890884 gene encoding thioredoxin reductase-like selenoprotein T homolog CG3887, with protein MSRPVNRHYLFILITLLIFCVSISDQSIADDVPVTKLSQNVGTPTIKFLYCYSCGYKNMFDQYSNIINQKYPEILVDGANYDPPGLNMFIARAIGWIKMAIILCILSNINIFEYFNQARPSWWIWCVENKLYACMMLFFLSNILEGQLIQSGAFEISLNDIPVWSKLETGRIPQPTELFQIIDSHMQFDNKIELNNFAK; from the exons ATGTCAAGACCAGTCAATAggcattatttatttattttaatcacatTATTAATCTTTTGTGTTAGTATATCTGATCAGAGTATTGCTGATGATGTACCAGTAACAAAACTTAGTCAAAATGTCGGTACACCTACAATCAAATTTCTTTACTG TTATTCATGTGGTTATAAGAACATGTTTGATCAGTATTCCAACATTATTAATCAAAAGTATCCAGAGATTCTCGTGGATGGTGCCAATTATGATCCACCAGGTTTAAATATGTTTATAGCAAGAGCaata GGTTGGATCAAAATGGCCATAATCCTATGTATACTttcaaatatcaacatttttgaatACTTCAATCAAGCAAGACCGTCATGGTGGATATGGTGTGTTGAAAATAAACTATATGCCTGTATGATGTTGTTCTTTCTCTCCAATATTCTCGAAGGTCAACTCATCCAATCTGGAGCATTCGAGATATCTCTGAATGATATACCGGTTTGGTCAAAGTTAGAAACCGGTCGTATACCTCAACCTACAGAATTATTCCAAATAATCGACAGTCATATgcaatttgacaataaaatagAACTGAATAATTTTGCTAAATAA